A portion of the Adhaeribacter radiodurans genome contains these proteins:
- a CDS encoding RagB/SusD family nutrient uptake outer membrane protein produces MKKISIALLASFLTLNSCNNLDLVPLDKLTSENFYKTAADFDGAIFASYSSIQDFWGTSTETLGESGEYWKISVVTSDDVVADVNAGTDGISRDADNLIIRASDKPFAAVYTQIYEGILRANLVLENLNNENQLTEEQKSRLDGEAKFLRAFFHFEALKLWGTPPLATEVKRDLSNLALPNATQEQLYTQILADFTDAYNALPITWDDANKGRVTKYAAQAYIGKVNVWKKDWPAAISAFEDVIANGPFSLINTGNPAKDLDDVFAYNNENNQEAIFEVQFGGPFSDDNVWVFDDTHSEAFKATQGTTRSLYWDAGNGAPGGKSGWWAPSQELVNAYEPGDARLNVYVYKAGDTYYTTDYTPVPYDPEWSLTGYTMKKYGGARNMVPADNSPNQQANFNNERLYRFAELKLLYAEALIAQGRTADAAQQINDIRRRAGLPDLAAGVDLTEALRHEKQVELAFEPHRWFDIVRWGIGAQVFGSKWQDRYNLYPLPQTEIDRTGGTLKQNPGY; encoded by the coding sequence ATGAAAAAAATATCTATTGCTTTACTGGCAAGTTTTTTAACGCTTAATTCTTGTAATAACCTGGACCTGGTGCCGCTGGATAAGCTCACTTCCGAAAATTTTTATAAAACAGCCGCTGATTTTGACGGAGCTATTTTTGCTTCTTATTCTTCTATCCAGGATTTTTGGGGCACCAGTACAGAAACCCTCGGGGAATCTGGTGAATACTGGAAAATCTCCGTTGTTACTTCCGATGATGTAGTAGCCGATGTGAATGCCGGTACAGACGGCATCTCGCGCGATGCGGATAACCTTATCATTAGGGCCAGCGATAAGCCTTTTGCTGCCGTTTATACGCAAATTTACGAAGGTATTTTACGAGCCAACCTGGTACTGGAAAATTTAAATAACGAGAACCAACTTACCGAAGAGCAAAAAAGCCGGCTTGATGGCGAAGCAAAGTTTTTGCGGGCTTTCTTTCATTTTGAAGCCTTAAAACTCTGGGGTACCCCGCCCTTGGCCACCGAAGTAAAACGCGATTTAAGTAATTTAGCCCTGCCCAACGCTACCCAAGAACAACTATATACCCAGATATTGGCCGATTTCACCGATGCTTATAATGCACTGCCCATCACTTGGGATGATGCTAATAAAGGCCGGGTTACTAAATACGCCGCCCAAGCCTATATTGGCAAAGTAAATGTTTGGAAGAAAGATTGGCCGGCTGCCATTTCTGCCTTTGAAGACGTTATTGCCAACGGACCATTTAGTTTAATTAATACGGGTAATCCGGCGAAAGATTTAGATGATGTTTTTGCTTATAATAACGAAAATAACCAAGAGGCAATTTTCGAAGTTCAGTTTGGGGGGCCGTTTTCCGATGATAACGTTTGGGTATTTGATGATACGCACTCCGAAGCCTTTAAAGCTACCCAAGGTACTACCCGTAGTTTGTACTGGGATGCCGGTAATGGCGCTCCGGGCGGTAAATCTGGGTGGTGGGCACCCAGCCAGGAACTGGTAAATGCGTATGAACCCGGTGATGCCCGGTTAAATGTGTATGTGTACAAGGCCGGAGATACCTATTATACCACCGATTATACCCCGGTACCCTACGATCCGGAATGGTCCCTGACCGGCTATACCATGAAGAAATATGGTGGAGCCAGAAACATGGTGCCCGCCGATAATTCACCAAACCAACAAGCTAATTTTAACAACGAACGGCTATACCGATTTGCCGAATTAAAGCTTTTATACGCGGAAGCTTTAATAGCCCAGGGAAGAACGGCTGATGCTGCTCAACAAATCAACGATATCCGGAGACGGGCCGGGTTGCCTGATTTAGCTGCTGGCGTAGATCTTACCGAAGCTCTGCGCCACGAAAAGCAAGTAGAATTGGCCTTCGAGCCACACCGCTGGTTTGATATTGTTAGATGGGGAATTGGTGCACAGGTTTTTGGTAGCAAATGGCAGGATCGGTACAATTTATATCCTTTACCTCAAACGGAAATTGACCGCACTGGTGGTACTTTAAAACAAAACCCAGGTTACTAA
- a CDS encoding dihydrofolate reductase family protein has protein sequence MRKIILSLHTSLDGFVAGPNGEMNWIKVDEELFDLVGEFTKEADTALYGRVTYQMMDSYWPSAADEPNASKHDIEHSEWYNQSEKVVLSKTMKGADINKTTIISNNVVSEIEKLKSKSGKNILIFGSPTAAHNLMEHQLIDEYWLFINPIILGRGIPVFAKIADKTGLQLVTNKVFPCGVIGLHYTVVR, from the coding sequence ATGAGAAAGATAATTTTATCCTTACACACCAGCTTAGACGGCTTTGTTGCCGGCCCAAACGGAGAAATGAATTGGATTAAAGTGGATGAAGAATTGTTCGACTTGGTGGGAGAATTTACTAAAGAGGCGGATACTGCCTTATACGGCCGGGTAACTTATCAAATGATGGATAGTTACTGGCCATCTGCCGCCGACGAACCTAATGCCAGCAAGCACGACATAGAACATTCAGAATGGTATAATCAATCAGAGAAAGTAGTGCTATCTAAAACCATGAAAGGGGCGGATATAAACAAAACTACCATAATCAGCAATAATGTGGTTTCTGAAATAGAAAAGCTTAAAAGTAAGAGCGGCAAAAATATTCTTATTTTTGGAAGTCCTACTGCTGCCCACAATTTAATGGAACACCAACTAATTGATGAATATTGGTTATTTATAAATCCCATTATATTGGGCCGGGGAATTCCGGTATTCGCCAAAATTGCCGATAAAACAGGATTGCAACTTGTAACCAACAAAGTATTTCCATGCGGTGTCATAGGGCTTCATTATACGGTAGTACGCTAA
- a CDS encoding VCBS repeat-containing protein, with product MKNQLFLNFKVKCKLFPGIRLRTFLQLLLFFSFCWFLTGCQKHDAVFERLSAAETGIHFTNTIQEDDQHNVFTYTNIYTGAGVAAGDINNDGLTDLFFSGSMVSGLLYLNTGNLQFKDITAAAGLTSKRWQTGATMVDINQDGWLDIYVCVAGIATGKERANLLYINNRNNTFTESAEAYGLADTRQVMHASFFDYDQDNDLDVFLIVNPASLRDNVNVIRTRQLKGESASTDVLYRNNGDNTFTDVSREAGILSEGYSLGLAVSDINNDGWPDVYISNDFISNDVLYINNQDGTFTDKASECLKHTSYAGMGNDIADINNDGLVDIVELDMRPEDNTRQKLIIPSTGYDRFQLTLNRGYDAQYSRNTLQLNQGNGKFSEAGFLAGISSTDWSWSALLADYDNDGDRDLFVTNGFLKNMGDLDYVHYQNVYNGPMGNQQAKIKNKLEAIKSLPGVPLQNYLYENTGNINFQNRSVEWGLDTKGFSNGALYADLDNDGDLELVVNTINSEVQVYENKSNERLSRNYLKVKLAGSPQNRNGIGAKIKLSYQGKQQFYEHFLSRGFESSIDPIVHFGLDSLRVVDNVEVLWPDGKYQLLKKVKANQILKVDYAHAVPAPAASSVSAALFTLVGDKAGLAYQHRENSFVDFKLQPLLPHGHSRQGPGLAVSDVNGDGLTDVYVGGATDKEGALFLQQASGKFQRQTAPAIDSSGESLGVLFFDADQDQDQDLYLVRGSSEQLPNSAWYQDELYINDGNGNFSLDKNALPMMRSSKASVVAADYDQDGDLDLFVGGRITPGAYPTTPRSYLLQNESKNGVCRFQDVTQKVSPGLVQAGMVTSALWSDYDNDGWVDLLLAGEFMPLRFYQNQHGKLVEQTNQTGLEHTVGWWNSLAGADFDQDGDIDYVAGNVGLNTRYQASPEEPLCVHAKDYNKDGRIDPILSYYNKGKRYILHSRDDLIDQINTMRGRFPTYQSYAQAQFEDSFLPQELAGAQVLCAEWMQSSYVENLGKGKFRIQPLPREVQLAPLYGMIVDDYNKDGHLDVLAVGNSYAPEVSTGRYDAGLGWYLQGNGKGEFSSVPARKSGFVAEQDAKSLVQVSQATGQQLVVVGNNNSGLEVYQVQQSGQYYQAQPEDAWAEVRLTNGKSYKHEFHYGASFLSQAERHLNLSENVVQVVITNSQGKSRNLALPPDILANGSIHPYKSLKK from the coding sequence ATGAAGAATCAGCTGTTCTTAAATTTTAAAGTAAAATGTAAATTGTTTCCTGGCATTCGCCTGCGTACCTTCCTCCAACTGTTATTATTTTTTAGTTTTTGCTGGTTCTTAACTGGTTGCCAAAAGCATGATGCCGTTTTTGAAAGACTTTCGGCCGCAGAAACAGGTATTCACTTTACTAATACAATTCAGGAAGACGATCAGCATAATGTATTTACTTACACCAACATTTACACGGGGGCGGGTGTGGCGGCCGGTGATATTAACAACGATGGCTTAACCGACTTGTTTTTTAGTGGCAGCATGGTTTCAGGCCTCTTGTATCTGAATACAGGTAATCTGCAATTTAAAGATATTACGGCCGCTGCGGGTCTCACCAGTAAACGCTGGCAAACCGGCGCAACCATGGTAGATATAAATCAGGATGGCTGGCTGGATATATACGTTTGTGTGGCCGGTATTGCTACCGGTAAAGAACGCGCCAATTTACTATATATTAATAACCGGAATAATACTTTTACTGAAAGTGCCGAAGCGTACGGTCTGGCTGATACCCGCCAGGTTATGCATGCTTCTTTTTTTGATTACGACCAGGATAATGATCTGGATGTTTTCCTGATTGTGAATCCAGCCTCCTTGCGCGACAATGTGAATGTGATTCGTACCCGGCAATTAAAAGGCGAGAGCGCCAGTACCGATGTTCTTTACCGCAATAATGGTGATAATACTTTTACCGATGTATCGCGGGAAGCCGGTATTTTATCGGAAGGTTATAGTTTGGGATTGGCCGTAAGTGATATTAATAACGATGGATGGCCCGATGTGTATATTTCTAATGATTTTATCAGCAACGACGTTCTGTATATCAATAATCAAGATGGAACCTTCACCGATAAAGCTTCGGAATGTCTGAAGCATACTAGTTACGCCGGTATGGGTAACGATATAGCCGATATTAATAACGATGGACTGGTAGATATAGTAGAATTGGATATGCGCCCGGAAGATAACACCCGGCAAAAACTTATTATTCCGTCTACGGGTTATGATCGTTTTCAATTAACGCTGAACCGGGGCTATGATGCTCAATATAGTCGCAACACCTTACAGTTAAATCAGGGAAATGGCAAATTTAGCGAAGCCGGTTTTTTGGCCGGAATTAGTAGTACCGATTGGAGTTGGAGCGCCTTACTAGCCGATTACGACAATGATGGTGACCGCGACTTGTTTGTAACCAACGGCTTTCTAAAAAACATGGGCGACCTGGATTACGTGCATTACCAAAATGTGTACAATGGTCCGATGGGTAACCAGCAAGCCAAAATCAAAAATAAATTAGAGGCAATAAAATCTTTACCTGGAGTACCGCTGCAAAATTATTTATACGAAAATACGGGTAATATCAATTTTCAAAACCGTTCGGTAGAGTGGGGACTGGATACCAAAGGTTTTTCCAATGGGGCCTTATACGCTGATTTAGATAATGACGGGGATTTAGAATTAGTAGTAAATACCATTAACTCGGAGGTGCAGGTTTACGAAAATAAAAGCAACGAGCGTTTAAGCCGAAATTATTTAAAAGTTAAGCTGGCTGGCAGCCCGCAGAACCGTAACGGCATTGGTGCTAAAATTAAATTAAGTTACCAGGGCAAACAGCAGTTCTACGAACATTTTCTCTCCCGTGGTTTTGAATCCTCCATTGATCCCATTGTTCACTTTGGCCTGGACAGCCTTCGGGTAGTAGATAATGTAGAAGTACTTTGGCCGGATGGCAAGTACCAGTTACTAAAAAAAGTAAAAGCGAACCAGATCTTAAAAGTAGATTATGCTCATGCCGTGCCGGCTCCAGCAGCTTCATCTGTTTCTGCTGCTTTGTTTACTTTAGTAGGCGATAAAGCTGGTTTAGCGTACCAACATCGGGAAAATAGCTTTGTAGATTTTAAGCTGCAACCTTTGCTGCCCCACGGCCACTCTCGCCAGGGACCCGGATTAGCAGTAAGCGATGTTAACGGCGATGGTTTAACGGACGTGTACGTAGGCGGAGCTACCGACAAGGAGGGTGCTTTGTTTCTGCAACAAGCTTCGGGTAAGTTTCAGCGACAAACTGCTCCGGCTATCGATAGTTCCGGGGAGAGCTTGGGCGTGTTATTTTTCGACGCCGACCAGGACCAGGATCAAGACTTGTACCTAGTGCGGGGTAGTTCTGAGCAGTTGCCCAACTCGGCCTGGTACCAGGATGAACTTTACATAAACGATGGAAACGGCAACTTCTCCTTAGATAAGAATGCTTTACCGATGATGCGTTCGAGTAAAGCCAGCGTTGTTGCCGCCGATTACGACCAGGACGGGGACTTAGACTTGTTTGTGGGCGGACGGATTACGCCGGGCGCTTACCCCACTACTCCCCGCAGTTATTTATTACAAAACGAGAGTAAGAATGGCGTATGTCGCTTCCAAGATGTTACCCAAAAAGTAAGTCCTGGTTTAGTACAGGCGGGTATGGTAACAAGTGCATTGTGGAGCGATTATGATAACGATGGTTGGGTAGACTTACTTCTGGCCGGTGAGTTCATGCCCTTGCGCTTTTACCAAAATCAACACGGCAAGTTAGTAGAGCAAACCAATCAAACTGGTTTAGAACATACCGTAGGGTGGTGGAACAGCTTAGCGGGGGCAGACTTTGACCAGGATGGCGACATAGATTACGTGGCCGGTAACGTGGGGCTAAATACCCGTTACCAGGCCAGCCCAGAAGAGCCATTGTGCGTGCACGCTAAAGACTACAACAAAGACGGACGCATAGATCCCATTTTAAGTTACTATAATAAAGGCAAGCGTTACATTCTGCACAGCAGAGATGATTTAATCGACCAGATCAATACCATGCGGGGGCGTTTTCCGACGTACCAATCCTACGCTCAAGCTCAATTTGAAGATTCGTTTTTACCTCAGGAATTGGCTGGGGCGCAGGTACTATGTGCCGAGTGGATGCAGAGCAGCTACGTGGAGAATCTGGGTAAAGGAAAGTTTAGAATTCAACCACTCCCCCGGGAAGTACAACTCGCCCCTCTGTACGGAATGATAGTGGATGATTATAATAAAGACGGGCACTTAGATGTGCTGGCAGTAGGTAACTCCTACGCACCGGAAGTGAGTACGGGCCGCTATGATGCCGGCCTCGGCTGGTATTTGCAGGGCAATGGCAAAGGAGAGTTTAGCAGCGTACCAGCCCGAAAGAGCGGATTTGTAGCTGAGCAAGATGCCAAGAGTTTAGTGCAGGTAAGCCAGGCAACCGGACAACAACTAGTAGTTGTTGGTAATAACAACAGCGGTTTAGAAGTGTATCAGGTGCAGCAATCCGGGCAATATTACCAGGCGCAGCCGGAAGACGCTTGGGCGGAAGTGCGGTTAACGAACGGGAAAAGCTACAAACACGAATTTCATTATGGTGCTTCCTTCCTCTCCCAAGCCGAAAGACATCTGAATCTATCCGAAAACGTGGTGCAGGTTGTTATAACTAATTCCCAAGGTAAAAGCCGGAATCTGGCTTTGCCGCCAGATATTTTAGCCAACGGTTCAATTCATCCTTATAAATCATTAAAAAAGTAA
- a CDS encoding VOC family protein: MNTIGYFEIQSSNPKRDIQFYGNVFGWQFIKEEYVPIEYYRIETNSINGGLLQRPASVPAPESGTNAFVCSIQVESFDETSQLILQNGGLVALPKFAIPGRCWQGYFVDLDYNTFGIFEVNAAAN; encoded by the coding sequence ATGAATACCATCGGTTATTTTGAAATTCAGTCTTCTAACCCAAAGAGGGATATCCAATTCTATGGAAATGTATTTGGCTGGCAGTTTATAAAAGAAGAATACGTACCCATCGAATACTACCGGATTGAGACGAACAGTATTAATGGCGGATTATTACAAAGGCCAGCCTCGGTACCTGCGCCGGAAAGCGGTACCAATGCCTTTGTTTGTTCCATTCAGGTAGAAAGTTTTGACGAGACCAGCCAGTTAATTCTACAAAATGGCGGACTAGTAGCTTTACCCAAGTTTGCCATTCCTGGTAGGTGCTGGCAAGGCTATTTTGTAGATTTAGACTACAACACTTTCGGAATATTCGAGGTAAATGCGGCTGCCAATTAA
- a CDS encoding acyltransferase family protein, with amino-acid sequence MKVLTTATDTSADIEQKSINQTSSSRLLSLDFMRGLIMVLLMLEGAGLYEHLYNENGQGIFNALMRQFLHHPWHGLHFWDLIQPGFMFIAGTALAYSLYRQQQKGMPWTQSLVKVLKRSGWLFFWGVLDYAVRPRGLSFELWDVLTQLSFTTLVTFLVFRWSLLSQFFFSIALLLLTEVLYRFTHIPGFDQPFTDQHNFGNYVDLLLMNTINGGGWVAINCIPTTAHTLWGAMAGRLLLSSKPGYEKVKWLLLSGIAALLAGYLLDFTITPVIKRIATSSFVLVSGGWCLLALTFLFWWIDIKNHKKYLFFFTVVGMNSLFIYLFFEIVGSRWFNGYIGAITGGLLGMAHIPEYLIGIITSLVIFFLEWRMLLFLYRRGIFFKI; translated from the coding sequence ATGAAAGTACTAACAACTGCTACCGATACTTCGGCAGATATTGAGCAGAAATCCATAAACCAGACCAGTTCTTCCCGTCTGCTTTCGCTGGATTTTATGCGGGGGCTTATAATGGTTTTGCTGATGCTGGAAGGAGCCGGTTTATACGAGCATTTATACAACGAAAATGGGCAAGGCATATTCAACGCGCTTATGCGACAGTTTTTACATCACCCTTGGCACGGGCTGCACTTTTGGGATTTAATTCAACCTGGTTTTATGTTTATTGCGGGTACCGCTCTGGCTTATTCCCTTTACCGGCAACAGCAAAAAGGAATGCCCTGGACCCAATCGCTGGTGAAAGTTTTAAAAAGGTCCGGCTGGTTGTTTTTCTGGGGAGTATTGGATTATGCCGTTCGTCCGCGCGGTTTGTCTTTTGAACTTTGGGATGTACTTACGCAATTATCTTTTACTACCCTGGTTACTTTTTTAGTTTTCCGGTGGTCGTTACTTAGCCAGTTTTTTTTCAGTATTGCTTTATTGTTGCTCACCGAAGTTCTGTACCGTTTCACCCACATACCCGGTTTCGATCAGCCCTTCACTGATCAGCATAATTTTGGTAACTACGTCGATTTACTATTAATGAACACTATTAATGGGGGCGGATGGGTCGCTATTAACTGTATTCCAACTACGGCGCATACCTTATGGGGAGCTATGGCCGGCCGGTTGTTGCTTTCGAGTAAGCCCGGTTACGAAAAAGTAAAATGGCTTTTACTTTCGGGTATTGCCGCCTTACTGGCCGGGTACCTGCTCGATTTTACTATTACTCCGGTTATTAAACGCATTGCTACCAGTTCTTTTGTTCTTGTATCGGGTGGTTGGTGTTTACTGGCTCTAACCTTTTTGTTCTGGTGGATTGATATTAAAAATCATAAAAAATACCTGTTCTTCTTTACCGTAGTGGGGATGAATTCCTTATTTATTTATTTGTTTTTCGAAATAGTGGGTAGCCGCTGGTTTAACGGGTACATTGGCGCTATAACCGGTGGATTGTTGGGAATGGCGCATATTCCGGAATATTTAATTGGTATTATTACCTCTCTGGTAATTTTCTTCCTGGAATGGCGAATGCTGTTATTCCTTTACCGGCGCGGAATATTCTTTAAAATATAA
- the acs gene encoding acetate--CoA ligase, with protein MSSRIHSFAGYQAAYQKSIKDPEGFWDEIAQTFTWRQPWDKVLDWNFEEPRVKWFVNGKLNITENCLDRHLKTRGNKLALIWEPNDPKERFVRYTYRELHEKVCQFANVLRNNGVKKGDRVCIYMPMIPELAFSVLACARVGAVHSVIFAGFSANSMSDRIKDAEASVVLTSDGLNRGAKQIPVKRVVDEALEDCPSVKKVIVVDRLGWAVKMVPGRDVYLHEELQKVDKNCEAEEMDSEDMLFILYTSGSTGKPKGVVHTCGGYMVYTDYTFRNVFQYDESDIYWCTADVGWITGHSYLLYGPLLAGATTVMFEGVPTFPDPGRFWQVIDKHGVNIFYTAPTAIRSLMAAGLDHVLSYSLDSLKVLGSVGEPINEEAWHWYHIHVGKERCPVVDTWWQTETGGIMISALAGVTPMKPSHAGLPLPGVQPVLVDQNGEEITENETEGYLCMKFPWPGIIRTTYGDHERCRLSYFSTYKNLYFTGDGARRDENGLYRIIGRVDDVINVSGHRFGTAEIENAINQNRHIVESAVVGYPHAIKGQGIYAFVICGDEAPVNEENLRAEVIETVVEHIGKIAKPDKIQIVSGLPKTRSGKIMRRILRKVAEGDTTNLGDTSTLLDPLVVDEIIQGAL; from the coding sequence ATGAGTTCACGTATTCATTCGTTCGCCGGTTACCAGGCTGCTTACCAAAAAAGTATTAAAGACCCCGAAGGCTTCTGGGACGAAATAGCCCAAACCTTTACCTGGCGGCAGCCCTGGGACAAAGTGCTCGACTGGAACTTTGAAGAACCCCGGGTAAAGTGGTTTGTTAACGGAAAATTAAACATTACCGAAAATTGCCTCGACCGCCACCTCAAAACCCGCGGAAATAAACTAGCTCTAATCTGGGAACCAAACGACCCGAAAGAACGCTTTGTGCGCTACACCTACCGCGAGCTGCACGAGAAAGTGTGCCAATTTGCGAATGTTTTGCGGAACAACGGGGTAAAAAAAGGTGACCGGGTATGTATTTACATGCCCATGATTCCTGAACTGGCATTTAGTGTGCTCGCTTGCGCCCGCGTAGGAGCCGTTCATTCGGTTATTTTCGCTGGTTTCTCGGCTAATTCTATGTCCGACCGCATTAAGGATGCCGAAGCCAGTGTAGTTTTAACGTCGGATGGTTTAAACCGGGGAGCTAAACAAATTCCGGTAAAAAGGGTAGTAGACGAAGCCCTGGAAGATTGCCCCAGCGTAAAAAAAGTAATTGTGGTAGACCGGTTAGGTTGGGCCGTGAAAATGGTACCCGGTCGGGATGTGTATCTGCACGAAGAGCTGCAAAAAGTAGATAAAAACTGCGAAGCCGAAGAAATGGATTCGGAAGACATGCTGTTTATTTTGTACACTTCCGGCTCTACGGGTAAGCCGAAAGGGGTAGTACATACCTGCGGTGGCTACATGGTATACACCGACTATACATTCCGCAATGTTTTTCAGTACGACGAAAGTGATATTTACTGGTGTACCGCCGATGTTGGCTGGATAACGGGTCATTCCTACTTACTATATGGGCCTTTGCTGGCCGGCGCTACTACGGTCATGTTCGAAGGTGTACCTACCTTCCCGGATCCTGGTCGTTTCTGGCAGGTAATTGATAAACACGGCGTTAATATTTTTTATACCGCTCCTACGGCTATTCGTTCGCTAATGGCGGCTGGCCTGGATCACGTTTTATCGTATAGCCTGGATTCTTTAAAAGTCCTTGGCTCGGTGGGAGAACCTATTAACGAAGAGGCCTGGCATTGGTACCACATCCACGTGGGTAAAGAAAGATGTCCCGTGGTAGATACCTGGTGGCAAACCGAAACCGGGGGCATAATGATTTCTGCGCTGGCGGGAGTTACGCCCATGAAACCCAGCCACGCCGGCTTGCCTTTACCGGGAGTGCAACCCGTACTGGTAGATCAAAATGGCGAAGAAATTACCGAAAATGAAACCGAAGGTTATTTGTGCATGAAGTTCCCTTGGCCGGGCATTATTCGCACTACTTACGGCGACCACGAACGCTGCCGCTTGAGCTATTTTAGCACTTATAAAAATTTATATTTTACCGGCGATGGCGCCCGGCGCGATGAGAATGGCTTATACCGGATTATTGGCCGCGTAGACGATGTAATAAACGTATCGGGGCACCGTTTTGGCACCGCCGAAATTGAAAATGCCATTAACCAAAACCGCCACATCGTAGAAAGCGCCGTAGTGGGTTATCCACACGCTATAAAAGGACAAGGCATCTATGCTTTTGTTATTTGCGGCGACGAAGCACCAGTCAATGAAGAAAACCTTCGCGCGGAAGTAATTGAAACGGTAGTGGAACACATTGGCAAAATTGCTAAACCAGATAAAATACAAATTGTGAGCGGCTTGCCTAAAACCCGGTCAGGTAAAATTATGCGGCGTATTTTACGCAAAGTAGCCGAAGGTGATACCACTAACCTGGGCGACACCAGCACCTTGCTCGATCCGTTAGTAGTGGATGAGATTATTCAGGGAGCTTTGTAA
- a CDS encoding amidohydrolase family protein gives MNKGLFLLLAFSLFSVRTTLAQNPDKLLLKDYRPKSIYKIPITAVPKAKFPVIDLHSHPYPKSDAELADWVKTMDEVGIDKTVILSYSTGAKFDSIQKQYSKYGKRFEVWCGFDFTGKDKPGWIKKAVKELERCYKAGARGVGELGDKGLGEFYSLPTAGYGLHIDDARMKPLLQKCAELKMPISIHVAEPYWMYEPMDSTNDGLMNAYQWKIDKTKPGLLGHAALIKTLENAVRDNPKTTFIACHFANSEYDLSILGNLFDKYPNLYADIAARYGETSPIPRYMNSFFKKYQDRLVYGTDMGTSAKMYSTTFRILETLDEHFYEFDQFGYHWYLNGFGLDDETLRKVYRDNALKILMK, from the coding sequence ATGAATAAAGGCCTTTTCCTGCTATTAGCATTTAGCTTATTTTCAGTTAGAACAACTCTGGCGCAAAATCCTGATAAATTATTACTAAAAGATTATCGCCCGAAATCTATTTATAAAATACCAATAACTGCGGTTCCCAAAGCCAAGTTTCCGGTGATTGATTTGCATTCGCATCCTTATCCTAAATCTGATGCAGAACTGGCGGATTGGGTAAAAACCATGGATGAAGTGGGAATAGACAAAACAGTTATTTTATCTTATTCTACCGGAGCTAAATTCGATTCTATTCAGAAGCAGTATAGTAAATATGGTAAGCGGTTTGAGGTTTGGTGCGGTTTTGATTTTACGGGCAAAGATAAACCGGGCTGGATTAAAAAGGCCGTAAAAGAACTGGAACGTTGCTACAAGGCAGGCGCTCGGGGCGTAGGCGAATTAGGTGATAAAGGTTTAGGTGAATTTTACTCGTTACCTACGGCCGGTTATGGTTTGCACATTGATGATGCGCGCATGAAGCCTCTGTTGCAAAAATGCGCCGAGTTAAAAATGCCGATTAGTATTCACGTAGCCGAACCGTACTGGATGTACGAACCCATGGATTCGACCAACGATGGTTTAATGAATGCTTACCAATGGAAAATTGATAAAACCAAACCCGGTTTATTGGGTCATGCCGCTTTAATTAAAACCTTAGAAAATGCCGTGCGCGATAATCCTAAAACTACTTTTATTGCCTGCCACTTTGCTAATTCTGAGTACGACTTAAGCATTTTAGGAAATTTGTTCGATAAGTATCCTAATCTCTACGCGGATATTGCTGCCCGCTACGGCGAAACTTCTCCGATACCCCGTTACATGAATTCTTTCTTTAAGAAATACCAGGATCGGTTAGTATACGGAACGGATATGGGTACCAGCGCCAAAATGTATAGTACTACCTTCCGGATTCTGGAAACGCTCGACGAACATTTTTACGAATTTGACCAGTTCGGCTATCATTGGTACCTTAATGGGTTTGGCCTCGATGACGAAACGCTCCGCAAAGTATACCGCGACAATGCCCTTAAAATTTTAATGAAGTAA
- a CDS encoding dihydrofolate reductase family protein has protein sequence MSKRKIIVLSMITLDGVMQGPGGPEEDTSGGFAYGGWVAPYDDEVSGKIMEKLLKPADLLLGRKTFEIWENYWPQHADAWPSINNVTKYVLSKTRNKSDWENSVFFNNQVEIENLKNSDGSAIQVWGSGELIQLLLQNDLVDELWLMIHPLTLGQGKKLFNDGPIPAAFTLVESTVTPSGVVIVHYQRAGKVETGTVGA, from the coding sequence ATGAGTAAGAGAAAAATAATTGTGTTATCCATGATTACACTGGATGGCGTCATGCAAGGGCCTGGAGGACCCGAGGAAGATACATCAGGCGGTTTCGCGTATGGTGGTTGGGTTGCACCTTATGACGACGAAGTTTCTGGTAAGATTATGGAAAAACTATTGAAACCGGCAGATCTTCTTTTGGGCAGAAAAACCTTTGAAATTTGGGAGAACTACTGGCCCCAGCACGCAGATGCATGGCCAAGTATTAATAATGTTACAAAGTACGTCTTGTCTAAGACCAGAAATAAATCTGATTGGGAAAACTCCGTTTTCTTTAATAACCAGGTAGAAATCGAAAATCTCAAAAATTCAGATGGCTCGGCTATACAGGTTTGGGGCAGTGGTGAACTCATTCAACTGCTGCTCCAAAATGATTTGGTGGACGAGCTCTGGCTTATGATTCACCCGTTAACTCTTGGTCAAGGAAAAAAATTGTTTAACGATGGCCCGATACCGGCAGCATTTACTTTAGTAGAAAGTACCGTTACCCCCAGTGGCGTTGTTATTGTACATTACCAGCGAGCCGGAAAAGTGGAAACAGGTACAGTTGGAGCTTAA